ACCGGGAACAGCTGCTACTTTTGCATTTTCAATAAGAAAATCTGCAAACTCAAAATCATCCTTAAATCCGCCTCTCTCTAAAACCTTCTTTATGTTGGGAAAGGCGTAAAAAGCTCCTTTCGGAACAGTGCATGAAACTCCAGGAATAGAGTTAAATCTTTCCACCATATAACGTCTTCTTTCATCAAAAGCTTTAAGCCAATCTTTCAAAAACTCCTGAGGGCCTGTCAAAGCAGCAACCGCAGCTTTTTGAGCAATAGAGTTTACATTTGAAACAGACTGAGAATTTATCTTTATCATTGAAGATATAATCTCAGAAGGTCCGGCAGCATAACCTACTCTCCATCCTGTCATTGAATAAGCCTTTGAAAGGGCATTAATTGTAATTGTTATCTCTTTTAACTCATCAGATATTGAAGCTATGCTAACATGCTTCTCACCTTCATAAACAAGCTTTTCATAACATTCATCAGAAGCTATAAGAATACCCTTTTCAGCACAAAACTCCCCTATCCTTTTTAGTTCATCTTCAGGAATAACAGCACCGGTCGGATTACTTGGAGAGCAAAGTATTAAAAGCTTTGTTCTTTCGGTTACAACCTTTTCTAAAAGCTCCAGAGTAAATATGAACCCATTTTCCTCTGATGTATTTACAAAAACTGGCTTTCCACCAGCAAACTTAACCTGTTCAGGATAGGTAACCCAGTAAGGGGCAGGAATAATTACCTCATCTCCTTCATCTATTACAGAAAGCATTAAAGAAAAAAGGGCAAATTTTGCTCCATCTGTAACAACAATCTGAGATGAAGAATACTCTATCCCGTTCTCTCTTAAAAGTTTTTGTGCTATTACTTCCCTTAATTCAGGAATACCCGCCGCAGGAGTGTATTTTGTAAATCCTTCTTCTATAGCTTTTATAGCTGCCTCTTTCACATGAGAAGGTGTATCAAAGTCAGGCTCTCCAGCACCAAAACCTATCACATCTATTCCCTTTGCCCTCATCTCCTTTGCTTTTGAAGTTATAGCCATTGTAGGAGATGGAGCCATGTTTCTCACTCTATGAGAAAGTAAAGGCATAGTAATCCTCCGGAAAATAGTTATAAGAGAATTATAACCTATGGAAGTTTTGTTGAAAAAAGCAGGAGGGAAATCCTCCCGAAACTAAAGTTCTATCTCTTTATGTCTTGAAGCGTGACATTGAATATTAACAGCCACAGGTAAAGATGCTATATGGCAGGGATACCATTCTATTTTCACGTCAAGAGCTGTAACTTTCCCGCCAAACCCTGCAGGTCCTATACCAAGTTTATTTATCTTTTCAAGTAGTTCTTCCTCAAGAGCTGCATATCGCGGGTCTTTATTCCTATCTCCAATAGGACGCATCAGAGATTTTTTAGCAAGATATGCAACCTTTTCAAAAGTTCCACCTATTCCGATACCAACAATTATTGGAGGGCAGGGATTTGGACCAGCTTCACTTACAGTTTCAAGAACAAACTTTTTCACCCCTTCAACACCATCGGCAGGTTTGAGCATAGCAAGACGGCTCATATTCTCACTACCACCACCTTTTGCCGCCATTTTGATTTTAAGTCTATCTCCAGGAACAACGTTGTAATGAATTATCGGTGGAGTGTTATTCCCGGTGTTTCTCCTGTCAAAAAGAGGGTCACTTACTATGGACTTTCTCAAATATCCTTCTGTATAACCTTCAGCCACACCTTCCTCTATAGCTTCATTTATATCACCACCAACTACCTGAACATCCTGCCCTATCTCAACAAAAAACACAGCAAACCCGGTATCCTGACAGTAAGGCACCTGATTACTGGCAGCTATTGAAGCGTTCTCCTTTAAAATCTCAAGAACATTCTTGCCAACAGGAGACACTTCCTTATCTATACCTTTATCAAAAGCGGAAAGTACATCTTCAGGCAGATAATAGTTTGCTTCCATACAGAGTCTCTTAACAGCTTCTTTTATCTCTTTTACATCTATCTTTCTCATTCCGATTCCCCTTAAAGAGGTAGTTTATCAACAAGCTTTTTCACAGACTCAACAGACTTTCTCCACTGTGTCCAC
This Desulfurobacterium atlanticum DNA region includes the following protein-coding sequences:
- a CDS encoding fumarate hydratase yields the protein MRKIDVKEIKEAVKRLCMEANYYLPEDVLSAFDKGIDKEVSPVGKNVLEILKENASIAASNQVPYCQDTGFAVFFVEIGQDVQVVGGDINEAIEEGVAEGYTEGYLRKSIVSDPLFDRRNTGNNTPPIIHYNVVPGDRLKIKMAAKGGGSENMSRLAMLKPADGVEGVKKFVLETVSEAGPNPCPPIIVGIGIGGTFEKVAYLAKKSLMRPIGDRNKDPRYAALEEELLEKINKLGIGPAGFGGKVTALDVKIEWYPCHIASLPVAVNIQCHASRHKEIEL
- a CDS encoding pyridoxal phosphate-dependent aminotransferase → MPLLSHRVRNMAPSPTMAITSKAKEMRAKGIDVIGFGAGEPDFDTPSHVKEAAIKAIEEGFTKYTPAAGIPELREVIAQKLLRENGIEYSSSQIVVTDGAKFALFSLMLSVIDEGDEVIIPAPYWVTYPEQVKFAGGKPVFVNTSEENGFIFTLELLEKVVTERTKLLILCSPSNPTGAVIPEDELKRIGEFCAEKGILIASDECYEKLVYEGEKHVSIASISDELKEITITINALSKAYSMTGWRVGYAAGPSEIISSMIKINSQSVSNVNSIAQKAAVAALTGPQEFLKDWLKAFDERRRYMVERFNSIPGVSCTVPKGAFYAFPNIKKVLERGGFKDDFEFADFLIENAKVAAVPGSAFGYPGYMRFSYATSMENIKKGLDRFEAAVRLIMEK